Proteins from a genomic interval of Thamnophis elegans isolate rThaEle1 chromosome 2, rThaEle1.pri, whole genome shotgun sequence:
- the RNF222 gene encoding RING finger protein 222, with amino-acid sequence MSQNNTGKEAPAAPPDECPVCYETFQSPKVARRMLSCGHTFCHDCLVKCLLSHEEGYLQNSLTCPICRFVTFLCNKKDCWPSKPALTPSSLELPLSPSSLPLTCGVPHGSANTLVVPGHFLLPLHNYGRQQGSQRYPIVDSIVRPSGLECESHIFIITQCGMPLMEEEYITIAQDHGEAAESEASQTCPGTGCFQSPIMMAVFLISAVALLGAVLPWLLLVRNNE; translated from the coding sequence ATGTCTCAGAACAACACTGGCAAAGAAGCTCCTGCCGCCCCCCCAGACGAGTGCCCTGTGTGTTACGAAACATTTCAGTCTCCAAAAGTGGCCCGCCGGATGCTGAGCTGCGGCCACACATTTTGCCATGACTGTTTGGTCAAGTGCCTGCTGTCCCATGAAGAAGGGTACCTGCAAAATAGCCTTACGTGTCCCATCTGTCGCTTTGTGACCTTTCTCTGCAATAAAAAGGACTGCTGGCCTTCCAAGCCAGCCCTGACCCCATCCTCTTTGGAGTTGCCTCTCTCACCTTCCTCGTTGCCACTCACCTGTGGAGTGCCACATGGCTCTGCAAATACTTTGGTGGTTCCTGGCCATTTCCTCTTGCCGCTGCACAATTATGGCAGACAACAAGGTTCGCAGAGGTATCCTATTGTGGACTCCATTGTACGGCCCAGTGGCCTGGAATGTGAATCTCATATCTTCATTATTACTCAGTGTGGAATGCCACTAATGGAAGAGGAATATATTACCATAGCTCAAGATCACGGAGAAGCTGCTGAATCAGAAGCATCACAAACATGTCCTGGAACGGGCTGCTTCCAGTCACCTATTATGATGGCTGTTTTCCTTatctctgctgtggctctgttGGGGGCTGTACTTCCCTGGCTTCTGCTTGTAAGAAATAATGAATGA